The Zea mays cultivar B73 chromosome 7, Zm-B73-REFERENCE-NAM-5.0, whole genome shotgun sequence DNA segment TACATCATATTCTAAGTTCATCAGGATTCAGACATTTAGGCCGTATTTCATATAGCAGTAATACATATGCAGAAGTTCTCACCAACAGTATCAATAATAAACTAGTTCTCTGCTTTTATCATTTAACTCTTTAATATTCAACGCATACCTTCCACAGCCTACTTCCTTATTATTGACCCTATTCCTTCTAGCCTTAAGCACTAGAATAGAATCTAGCTTTGCAAAGTTCATTTCTGTTACATATTGATGACATGAGAAACCAAAAGCACCATGATGATGAGATAACAGACATAAATAGGTAAGACAAAGATATCGGTTTTCAAAATTATACCAATTCAAATTCAGCAAGCAAAAAAACTTAATATTCTGGTATGAGTTCATGTAAAAAAACTAACATATGAAAGGAAAGGCTCCAATTGATGAGAATGGATTCTTTTTAAGTGGAAAAGAACCTACCCTGAATCCATCTTCATGTGATGggcattgaagaagaaaatggttGCTGGAACCAAAGTAATGTCAAAGTAGTCAATGTAAACTTGAATCTCCTCAGAGTCCATGTCAACTAATGCTACCATAGCAAACTTGGATATGTCCCAAGAAGATTTATCCAGCTGTTCAGACATGACGAATTATAAAATTTCATAAAATTACAGACATACAGAGGCATATACTTAACCTATGGAAAGGATGTAAACGAACAATCTGCTAAACAGCGTGTATACATACTATAATACTGAACAAATGTGGATGTTGGGTGTTAGACTATCACTAATAAGGATGTGAGGTATCCTTGTTTTATTGGCCTCTGCAGATTTAACAGACGCTAATTTAGAATACAGAAAATAAGAACCTCAATGACACTTTTTATGGTCAAAATAATAGGTTTGCAGGGTTTTGCATACCAAGTTATTAATTCCATTTTCACACCGAGAGGGATTGCTATCAGTGCGACACTAACAACAGAGCTAAGAAAAATGTAACTTGTGTTTGGAATTATGTTGATGTGATCAAACCACCAAACAGTTTTACGTGCATTTCATCTCCCCACATCATTCTAGCAGTTTCAGAGAAAATTTTGACCATAGGCAGTGTGAAGTGTGAACCCACTGCTCCAACTGATTCGCTTTGATTAACAGTTTAACACACTAATTCCGCTCAGTAATTATGGTTCTTCCGTCTTGCTGTACATCTCCGGTTCTGCTAGAGTGGATGTGGATCTGCAGTTTTGAAGTCACAGTTGTTTTGGTTGTGGGATGCAATAAAGCTTGGCAAGTGGCAACGATAACACACTGTATTCTTTTTCTATGGAAGTTGTGGCTTGTTGCAAACGGCGGTGTGTTGGGGGGCTTTGGCTGATGTTTATCGTGGGAAGTCAGAGCTTCTTATCGCTGGCTTGTGATAAGCTCCGCAACAATAATATGTGGTAGGCTCCATCGGTTGTGTGCCACCTTTGTGTGTAAATGGGTTGCTTGTTAGTCATCTAGGTTCTCGTGTTTAGGGTTTTTGCTAATTTTCATCTAAAAAAACTGTGTGATTGTAAGGTTTTCGGGGTTGGTTTTTCCTTATAAACTGGATCAACTCTTTCTCTTTTTAATTGAACGGCAGATCACCCTTGCGTTACAAAAAAAGGTAATACAGTAGACAGTAGTACCGCATCCTCACAAACAGCAACAACCAGCCAATCTCAAACTAACCAGCACCGATTCATTTCAAAATTGCACAGCGGACCCAGGCTATGAGTACGGTGGCCAGAGGGGAAGAGAGCATGAGGTTCGTGCTAGGTGATGAAAGGCCCGAGGATCGCTCAGCGCAACAATAGCCCTCATGCAGGGTCTGAGGGATACGAGAGAGGGCACTCACGATGTCATCTAGGTGGAGGCAAGTGGCGTCGGTGGCGCGACCAAATCGGAGAACGAGGACCTTATCGAGGGTGTCGCGGATGGCGGCGTCGACCTCACTCTTCAGCCGCAGCGTTGGCAGCAAAACTGACCCCATCCCCGCACCTGTCGTCTCTCCTCGTGCCACTCCTCGGCGGAATGGGCCTCTGTGCGCGATCGAGGTTGCGCTGCAGTGGCGGAACCAGGATTAAGTGAAGCCCCGGGCCAAATTATGCTAGAGTTGTGACAAAAATACGCCAAAAAAAAACATGATAAATAATGTAAATTTAGATAACATACGGAAACCGCTATTGCGAAGCATAAAATCTTTATTGGGCCCGAGAAACATACTGAGAAAGAAGTAAAAAAGTATACTGATAATTGATTCATGTGGGCTGTGCTTGTGCCTGGGGATTCGGCCTCTATAGTACCTAGGGGCACGGATGCAACGGGgcaggcggggggggggggggggggggggggggggggggggggccggGCCAGGAAGGACCGCCTGACCGGAGGAGCGCGGCAGCGGTGGGAGCTGCGGTTGTGCGGCTGCCGTGCTGCAGCGTCGGGCACCCGACGTCTGGCGGGGACGATTCAGCGAGGCGAGGTGAGTGCGGCGTCGGGCGTCGGGCGCCGCGTCGGTGGATGGAGGCAGAGGGCGCTAGAAAAAATGGAAAAGGGAACCTAGAAATGAAGCATGTTATTCATTTTACTGACCATGCTGTTCTCCAGCCATGTGATTCAGAATTTTAGTTGATTCCATATGAGATACAGATGGCTACTAATATTCCATATCATAACTTCTAAGGCATCCAATGCCAACTAATACATCAACCAAACATTAAATTTTACTGCCTAATGTTAAATAATCCTGTAACTAAAAATGTTCACATGTAACTAACTGTTTTAGAAAAGATTCACATTTGTAAGTACTGAAATTTAGAAAAGTTCAAACCATGAATACCATTATGAAAAAATCACAACATATAAATACTGTAATAAAAAAACTCCTAGCATAGCAGGTTTCTTCCCTTGAAAGTTCCAACGTTAGCCAGGCCTCACTGCCTCACTCTGCGAACTTCGAAATCCAAATTTTGAACCTCGAGGACATTTGAATCGGTATGTTCTACGCATAATGGACGGCTGAGATGAGAGCAATAATAGCTAGTATCAACATTTTTGTTCAAGATTTATCATTATAAGTAATCTATTTAATGACTACTCTCTATTGCAAATATAATCCACTCAAGACTTATCATTATAAGTCGAACTTCACTAAATTTTGCTAAAGCTTTTAGAAAAAATATTCTAACACCTATAAATTCAAAATAAATGCACTTTCAAGATATATTTTGTGGAGTTTAATTAAACCAAATTTGATCTCGTAGCGCACTTTTCAATGAATTTATCAAATTTGGAGAATTTTGATTTAGGCCAAAGCTAAATATGGACTATGAATTGAAACAAATGGTGTAAAATCCACTCAATATAATTACAAAATAAGTCATGACATTGCCGTCGCTTATCTTTACCTACGGTATTCGTCATTGCTTTGACTGAAAACAAAAGCCTATTTGTGTTATGCGCTCAAACATGTGTATACAATAGACGTGCATTACATGTTCTATATATCAGATGCATATAAACTACTCCATTTGTTTCTGCAGCTTGCCGATTCAAATTCCAAGGAGATGAAGAGGAAGACAAAGGAGTGGAATGACATAATCAAGCCAGACATAGTAAGTTTTTGTGTTCACTGGTTCCCATGAGGATTATGTAATAATTAAAGCTTTTAATTTTCTCATATTTATAGCTGTTGAAACGAAATTAGTTGGTTAAAGTGGACCTTTTTACCAACAGAAACCAGAGCAGCTATAATAAGCAGCTAGACATAGGCATGAGGTACATATCATATTATTCTGTGTTTCCAACTGCATCCAATTTCTTCTTCTCAGGTTTCTGCAAGTACTAAGGGGACAACTATCTATTAAGATAGCAAGGAAGGCGTCCACACCCCACCTGCCTCCGCCCCGCTCCCTCCCACGCCCGCGCATACCATGCCCTTGCACCCCGACAGCCACCGCGTGATTGTCGTGACATCCGCCACACGATTGCCGCACCACCCATGTCAACCTCCCTTCCACCGCCTCCGCTGGAACCTCTCCACCCATGCCTCGGTCGCCACCGGCGGCGCCGAGCGCAGCCCCGGCCCCATGCACGTTCGCTTCGCGCCGTTGCCCACCGGCAACCACGAAGGTGCCCCTTGCGCTCACGCGTTCCCCTCCCCCGCAGCCATCTACCAGGTTCATGATTTCCATCACCACGCTCCCACAGGTTAcaattattttcttgaattttccaTTCGATTATATCACTTTCTAAATCCCATTGGTTATGTACATGAGCAAGATTTTTATACTTAAAGAAATATTGCTTGCTGTTTCCTTGGATTGTAAGAGATGCTAATAACGAAGCTGTCCCAATTAGACGACACACTGAGCTTGCACAGTCAGGTACATGATCCGTTGTCACTGTACCAGTTTATGTGCTTCTCTCTCATGAAAACAACTGTTGGGATTATTTGTTTCTGAAGATCAGTGCATTTATTAGTTCTCTCATGAAACACAGCACTATGATTTAAATGCTCACATTTTGATTACTGTGTCAACAACGGGACATACAAGATTTTTTTAGGTTTTTGTAGCTCATTATTATAGTATGTGTTATTAATATGATGTAGCAGGCAACATAGTATCCTGTGATTCCTAATTAGTTGATGCCTAAGGGTTTTTGTAGCTTATGTAACTAAGAAAACTTCTTCAGGCTAGAAAAAAACTTTGAAGTGTGGGACATGGTGCTTAGAAAGTGTGGCAAGCATCGAATTTACATTGATGTAGTCCATGGTGTAGGATTTTTAGATGGCAAACACATCATAATTTGTGTTTACAATCTCTACTACACCTTAAGATTAAGGTGAGGGCGTCCACACCTAGAAATCACCGTGCCCCCGCCTCGTTTCATCCACCTCCCCATCGCACGCGCGGCTTCCTTCCCCGCCGGCTGAGATGCCTCCTTTTCTCCTCCACCAAGGACGCCCTTCCCAAAACCCTCAACGCGCTGCTCTCGCCGAGATCCCTCACTGTGATCGCCCGCAAACGGCCCCAATCTCGGCTCTCCATGGAAGGGCGCCTGTCCACGCCGACCCCAACCTCGGATATCCATGGGAGGGCACAGACGCATAGTCCAGACCGACCCCGACCTCGGCGTTCCATGGAAGGGCGTGGTCCACTCTGTTGAGCTCCTCGTCCTTGCAGAGGCGTACGCGCAGGCCGAGGAGCTCTCCGTCGAGCGCGAGCATCTCATCGCCGAGCTCCAGTTCCTGCAGAGCGCCAGCCGCGAGCGCGAGGAGATCTCCCAGGCCTGCCTCCAGCAGGTACGAACGATTCGGGTCCTGGCTCTTTGTCTTTGTGATTGGATTTGGGGAAGGCCATCTCTCGGTCGCGGTAGCAGGAAGGAGAAGCGGTGGTCCAGGGACAAGCTGTCGTCATCGGCGGCGGGGGCGGGGGGCTGTGAGGACGAGCATCACGGGGCCCGGGCAAGCACCAGTCCAGGCTGCGGAGGCAGCAGTCGTCGCGGTCGCTGTGGATGCGGCACGTGAAGGTCATCGACGCCGTCGTCTGCCTCGTGTTGTTCGCGGCCTGGCTGGCGGGGGTGCAAGGGTTCCAGTGTGTGTCCGGGTGATGGTGGTCAGTCGTGTACAGTGTATTGAGGAGAGCTGAGGATGGATTCAATGCAAATTGCCTATTTCGATTGATCAGATGAGGGTACATGTCTGTCTGTTTCCATGGCAGCTTCTATTTTCCTGCTGCAGCTCTTCTAAATGTGAGAACAAAAAAGCGCAGAACCTTCTCGTCGGCGATGGGGGAACTAGatggtgaggaggaggaggaagtgGAGCGCATCCTGTGATGGCGGTGCGGGTAGCATTAGGGAAATCCAGCCACTGGGTGTGGCAGCAGGAGGTAAGCTCTAGCGAGCGCGCCAGTGCTGAGTGCTGCCTAGAACAAGTGGAGAATTGAGTGATTTTCAGGAACTCCTACGCTATCTGTATGAACTAACGTATGTTCCACCAGTAACAAGTAAATATTAAAAATCACAATGATTATATGGTGAACTGATGTTCCTTTTTCTCATGCAAGCAAAATTGTAACTCTTCATTTTCCATTTCGTTCCAGTCTTTCTGATCATAAGTGGGATGGTGCGAACTATCTGGAGCCCAAACAGATCAGCAGGTATTTGACAAGAGTGATTAATATTTGCGGTCATTTTATATTGCACAGGAAGAATTCCaactatctctactactctataaggagCTAAGGAGGACGTCCACGGTTACACCACGCCCCCGCCCAGACGCCGCATGTCAGTGAGTTATTTTTCTTTTGAGCATTGACAGGTGGGTGTACCAATTTACTTAGAAGGAACAGAAGCTATGGAAGAGGCAAAAATCAAGAATATTGAAAGGTGGGTGTACCAGTTTACTTAAGACAATCTCCGAGCATTGTTTCTGCGCCGATTTATGAATAACTATAATATTATATCTATGCAATTGCCAATATTAAGAGTACATCATTTGCATCTATTATGATCCCTTCTATTTTCTTATCTATGGTTTCTTATCTAGGATACATTTTAGTGGTTCTAGCCTTCTTGACACCATGGTGAAGCTAACAATGATAGCTCGTGTCACCGATGGACGTCCACTAGCAGAAGGGGTTGGATGATGGGCAAGATCAGAAGGAGCAGCAAGCTAAACTTCTATTTAAGAACTTGTCAAAATGGCATCATGGAGCTTCACGGATGTCAATTGAGACATGGCCCTACTATTTCCAATATCCTTGTGCCATTTATGATCCTTATATGTATATGTATGTCTGTGTATGTGCGTATATCAGAATTAGGCTTGCTTTTACATGTTGCTCCTCCTATAGTTATTTTGTTTGTCTAATTTCCAGCTAAAGATGATGTGTTCATTTGTAAACAGTTGGGATTCTATTGTGGCTATATAAACTGCTTTATGTAATTGTCTATTTGTGTATCACACCTTTATCTCTTTAATTGCAAGAATACGTtttgcatgcattcctttttccaTTTGTGATTCTTCATTTCTTTTCGTTTTTATTACAGGGCTGCCAACATAAGTTGGATCCAAATTATAATGCTATGAAGACTCTACAAACTTTACTTTTTAAGGAATATTGAGCGAAGTCTCTTCAATACACGATCCAAGGGCTCATGGCGCCTTAGGGTGCTGCAATCCTCTTGAAAATTTTGATCTGGTTTGAGTTCGGCTGGAGGATCCTCTGCTCTCACCATCACGTTTGGCTTATTTTTCTACTTTATTTCATGTTTCatttctttgtacttgtcctgccGTTGTGATGCTAAAGCAGCCTTGATGATAAATAATAGTAGCAGTAAAATTTTCAGAAGCTACTAGAGTACTATCCTTGCTCTGGGTTGTCTTCTTGTATGTTCTTGATGGGCCAAAGGATATATAGGTCATAAACTGAACAACATTGCAATGGCTCTTATATGTTTATTAGGTATGTGCCTGGGAGTTAAAAGATACGAAACCacaaacatcaaaatctctagCCTTGTAACTTTGGTATATGTTTATCGTCCAATGAGAGGTGGTTTGTCACAACACATAAAGCTATTAAGACTGTTGCATATGTTGATTGCTTCTAGCAGTGAATCTGAAACACAATATCTCCAGTATCTGGTAGGACGCATGGACATGGGCTGACCCAAAGGACATGGGCATCGTTTTCGCCAAGTTCGGACACTATATTTGTGTGCCGTCGCACAGGCACTATACTA contains these protein-coding regions:
- the LOC100280892 gene encoding thioredoxin-like protein 4B, producing MGSVLLPTLRLKSEVDAAIRDTLDKVLVLRFGRATDATCLHLDDILDKSSWDISKFAMVALVDMDSEEIQVYIDYFDITLVPATIFFFNAHHMKMDSGTPDHTKWIGSFSSKQDFIDVVEAIFRGAMKGKLIVSCPLPPERIPRFQLLFKDV